One genomic window of Verrucomicrobiia bacterium includes the following:
- the mreC gene encoding rod shape-determining protein MreC, protein MSAVLLLVLLLLSLPDQTAARVKLAVSALFLPLFSIGQSTQTATGKVADMTLPKGVLINQMEQIRRENEELRIVKMQADSIKMENDRLRQMIQMKPQTIWKPRMAKVIGRDPSNWWRTIQIDIGSAEGVRANLPVMTSQGLVGRVHTVGQHRALVVLIGSQDCKVAAVVDKSREKGVVGPSSSAAVLDPNLVEMTYLTRNSKLEPGQAVYTSGHGGIFPPGILIGSIVDTQTVEHGLYVDARVKLAVNVNQLEEVWVLLPPQQMP, encoded by the coding sequence ATGTCAGCAGTACTGCTTTTAGTGCTGCTGCTGCTCAGCCTGCCGGACCAGACAGCCGCGCGGGTGAAGCTGGCCGTCTCGGCGCTGTTCCTCCCGCTCTTCAGCATTGGGCAATCCACACAAACCGCTACGGGCAAAGTTGCGGACATGACGTTACCCAAGGGAGTTCTCATCAACCAGATGGAACAGATACGGCGGGAGAACGAGGAGTTGCGCATCGTGAAGATGCAGGCGGACTCCATCAAGATGGAGAACGACCGTTTGCGCCAGATGATCCAGATGAAGCCGCAGACAATCTGGAAGCCGAGAATGGCCAAGGTGATCGGACGCGATCCGTCAAATTGGTGGCGAACGATCCAGATCGATATCGGCAGCGCAGAAGGTGTGAGGGCGAACTTGCCCGTGATGACCTCACAGGGATTGGTAGGTAGGGTCCACACGGTGGGGCAACACCGGGCGCTCGTAGTCCTTATCGGCAGCCAGGATTGTAAAGTGGCAGCGGTGGTGGACAAGTCGCGTGAGAAGGGTGTGGTGGGCCCGTCAAGTTCTGCGGCGGTGCTGGACCCGAATCTGGTGGAAATGACTTATCTGACGCGTAACAGCAAGCTGGAACCGGGACAGGCGGTGTATACGAGCGGTCACGGCGGTATTTTTCCTCCCGGCATATTGATCGGCAGTATCGTCGATACCCAGACGGTCGAACATGGGTTGTATGTGGATGCACGGGTGAAGCTGGCAGTGAACGTGAACCAACTGGAGGAAGTGTGGGTGCTCCTGCCCCCTCAGCAAATGCCATGA
- a CDS encoding rod shape-determining protein produces the protein MFAQIKGLFSNDIGIDLGTANSLVYVRDQGIVLREPSVVAIEAGTTNVLAVGEEAKRMLGRTPGNIVAIRPMKDGVIADFEITEAMLRHFIQKVHHRKLIAPRVVVAVPSGITEVEKRAVKDSATHAGAREVYLIEQPMASAIGVGLPVHEPAGNMIVDIGGGTCEIAIISLAGIVFSRSLRVGGDEFDETIIAHMKRAYNLMIGERTAEEIKIRIGSAFPLEQELTLEVKGRDLAAGLPKTLTIRSEEIREALKEPLNSILESIRITLERCPPELSADLVDRGIVMAGGGALLRGIDRMVAQETGLPVHIGESPLTAVAEGTGRVLQELSFLKRVASSRS, from the coding sequence ATGTTTGCGCAGATTAAAGGCCTGTTCTCCAACGACATCGGCATTGACCTTGGGACAGCGAACTCACTCGTTTATGTTCGCGACCAAGGCATAGTCTTGCGTGAGCCTTCGGTCGTCGCCATTGAGGCGGGGACCACCAATGTGCTCGCCGTGGGTGAGGAAGCCAAGCGGATGCTTGGGCGCACCCCGGGTAATATTGTCGCCATTCGTCCAATGAAGGACGGCGTGATCGCGGATTTCGAGATCACGGAGGCGATGTTGCGGCACTTCATCCAAAAGGTTCACCATAGGAAATTGATCGCCCCCCGGGTGGTGGTGGCGGTGCCTTCAGGTATTACTGAAGTGGAAAAGCGGGCGGTGAAAGATTCCGCCACGCATGCCGGAGCGCGAGAGGTCTATCTGATCGAACAACCGATGGCTTCGGCCATTGGCGTAGGTCTGCCGGTTCACGAACCGGCGGGCAACATGATTGTGGATATCGGCGGCGGTACTTGCGAGATAGCGATCATCTCGCTGGCAGGTATCGTGTTCAGCCGCAGCTTGCGCGTAGGGGGAGATGAGTTTGACGAGACCATCATCGCCCACATGAAGCGTGCCTATAACTTGATGATCGGTGAACGCACCGCGGAGGAGATCAAGATCCGGATCGGATCGGCCTTTCCTCTGGAGCAGGAATTGACGCTGGAAGTCAAAGGCCGTGATCTGGCCGCAGGTCTGCCCAAAACGCTGACCATCCGCTCCGAGGAGATACGCGAGGCACTGAAGGAACCTCTCAACAGTATTTTGGAATCAATCCGCATCACGCTGGAACGCTGCCCGCCAGAATTGTCCGCCGACCTGGTGGACCGGGGTATCGTGATGGCTGGTGGTGGGGCGTTGCTGCGCGGCATTGACCGCATGGTGGCGCAGGAAACCGGCCTGCCGGTGCATATCGGCGAAAGCCCGCTAACGGCTGTCGCAGAAGGCACTGGCCGTGTCTTGCAGGAACTCTCGTTCCTCAAGCGCGTGGCCTCAAGCCGCAGTTGA
- a CDS encoding penicillin-binding transpeptidase domain-containing protein has translation MDQLKRGDAKLRWLAIGVLAGMLTLATGLWFLQVVNYKKYEQSLVTQSYRTVRVPAVRGRILDRNGEILAESRPSYNVNLYLEELSPYFRSQYRLVRSNELARIEQENRVLPEGKKKRLRLTQTQIDAMGREARFAVVNNLVSRISQVLGVPLTLTEKEFRRHYETKIFMPLPVVENLTPEQVARFAESLSTLPGVDLQVQSLRYYPHESRAAHLLGYMGKTEKAPGEIEDVKFDYRLPDFKGMVGIEGAFDEELRGMAGVKSLLVNNLQYRQAENLWQPPIPGDDVILTIDTQVQKAAEDALKAQGFGARAALVAMDVRNGDILAMASAPTFDPNSFVPSITHAEYAKINDPELKPMLNRASFAIYQPGSAFKIVVALAALEAGKLNPHAQFESRGLYFVGKEKKNCTAGAGSFDFRRAFIKSCNCYFIDHGLDAGLDNILRMGHQFCLGEKTELPTRQDVGGYFPEVGTRRKNMGGQWTAGDTANLSIGQGDIAVTPVQMAVMTAAVANGGKVFWPRLVDRLESEVNGFRKVAEIFPKGHVRNEIKFNPAHLKLVQEAMRDDVADPEGTGKGAAISGWQVCGKTGTADAKTMRTTWFVSYAPFDAPRYAVVAMVESGASGGRTCAPMTKWVYEALQKLEQSNRVTGANWTPNNG, from the coding sequence GTGGACCAATTGAAACGGGGTGACGCGAAGTTGCGCTGGCTAGCCATAGGCGTGCTGGCGGGCATGCTTACGCTCGCGACCGGGCTGTGGTTCCTGCAAGTGGTCAACTATAAGAAGTATGAGCAGAGTCTGGTGACGCAATCGTATCGCACAGTGCGTGTGCCAGCGGTGCGCGGACGGATACTGGATCGCAATGGGGAAATACTCGCCGAGAGCCGTCCTTCGTACAACGTGAATCTGTATCTGGAAGAGTTAAGCCCGTACTTTCGCAGCCAGTACAGGCTCGTGCGGAGTAATGAGCTTGCCCGGATCGAGCAGGAGAACAGGGTGTTGCCTGAGGGTAAGAAAAAACGGTTGCGCCTGACTCAAACGCAGATCGATGCCATGGGCCGCGAAGCGAGATTCGCCGTGGTCAACAATCTGGTGAGCCGGATATCGCAGGTGTTGGGCGTGCCATTGACCCTGACTGAAAAAGAGTTTCGGAGGCATTATGAGACGAAGATATTCATGCCGTTGCCGGTGGTGGAGAATCTGACTCCGGAGCAAGTCGCGCGGTTTGCGGAGAGCCTTTCGACTTTGCCGGGCGTCGACTTGCAGGTGCAATCTTTGCGCTATTATCCGCATGAAAGCCGCGCGGCGCATCTGCTGGGTTACATGGGCAAAACCGAGAAGGCGCCCGGAGAGATCGAGGATGTCAAATTTGACTACCGTCTGCCGGATTTCAAAGGGATGGTAGGTATCGAAGGAGCGTTTGATGAGGAATTGCGCGGTATGGCGGGCGTGAAATCACTGCTCGTAAACAACCTGCAGTATCGGCAGGCAGAGAACTTGTGGCAACCGCCGATACCAGGGGATGATGTGATTCTGACGATTGATACACAGGTGCAAAAGGCGGCGGAAGATGCGCTCAAAGCACAGGGTTTCGGTGCCCGTGCTGCCTTGGTCGCCATGGATGTGAGAAATGGCGATATCCTGGCGATGGCCTCGGCGCCGACATTTGATCCAAATTCTTTCGTGCCCAGCATCACCCATGCAGAATATGCAAAAATAAATGATCCCGAGCTCAAGCCGATGCTTAATCGCGCCTCCTTTGCGATCTACCAGCCCGGTTCAGCGTTCAAGATCGTAGTCGCGCTCGCCGCCTTGGAGGCGGGGAAATTGAACCCCCATGCGCAGTTTGAGAGCCGGGGCTTGTACTTTGTTGGAAAGGAAAAGAAGAATTGCACCGCTGGAGCAGGCAGTTTCGATTTCCGCCGGGCCTTCATCAAATCTTGCAACTGCTATTTCATTGATCACGGACTGGATGCGGGACTGGATAATATTTTACGGATGGGCCATCAATTCTGCCTGGGTGAGAAGACTGAACTGCCCACGCGGCAGGATGTGGGCGGATATTTTCCTGAGGTCGGGACGCGCCGAAAGAACATGGGCGGGCAGTGGACTGCCGGTGACACGGCGAATTTGAGCATCGGGCAGGGTGACATAGCGGTGACGCCCGTGCAAATGGCCGTGATGACCGCCGCCGTGGCCAATGGCGGCAAGGTGTTTTGGCCGCGCCTGGTCGACCGTCTGGAGTCAGAGGTAAACGGGTTTCGCAAAGTGGCGGAAATATTTCCCAAAGGCCATGTGCGCAATGAGATCAAGTTCAACCCTGCCCATCTGAAACTGGTGCAAGAAGCGATGCGCGACGATGTCGCCGATCCCGAAGGGACGGGCAAGGGTGCCGCGATCAGCGGCTGGCAAGTGTGCGGCAAGACGGGCACTGCCGATGCAAAAACCATGCGCACGACTTGGTTTGTCTCTTACGCCCCCTTTGACGCCCCGCGTTATGCCGTTGTGGCGATGGTGGAAAGCGGCGCTTCTGGCGGCAGAACCTGTGCGCCGATGACCAAATGGGTTTACGAAGCACTGCAAAAGCTGGAACAGAGCAACCGGGTGACCGGTGCAAACTGGACGCCAAATAACGGATGA